A region of the Curvibacter sp. AEP1-3 genome:
TCCAAGAAAGCGATTGTGCAGTGGCAGCCATCACCCGGAGCTTTTGACCATGTGATTGTGCGAGCCAAAGTAGGTGACGAGTATTTTTGGCTGGACCCTACCTTGCAACAGCAGGTCGGTGGGCTGCGAGATATCTCGCAAGCCAACTTCGGATTTGCGCTGGTCCTGGAGCCGCAGCAGACAGCCCTTACTGAAATGTTGCCAGGGGCCGCTACTGAGTACAACCGCAAAGTGCTGGTTGTTTTTGATAGCAAGGGTGGCACGCAACAAGCTGTGCCGTTCACGGTGACTACTGTGTTGGAAGGTTTAAGCGCTGAGCGTTTGCGCAATACCCTGGCCAAAGATTCTCCTGAGGAAATGCAGAAGCAATTGATCAATTACTTTGCACGTTTCTATCCCAACCTTACCGCGGTACGTCCCTTTGAAGTAAACGACAACGCTGCCAGCAATCAGCTGACGCTCACCGAGTACTACACGATTCCGGACTTTTGGACTGCAGGCAAAGACAACCGGATGGAAGCCTACGCAGCAAGTCCTGATGTCAACGACTACTTGCGGGCGCCGCGCAATACCGTACGCACAGAGCCACTGGGTTTGCTGCACCCGGCAAATGTGCGGCAAACCACCTACGTGCTTCTACCTGAGTCATGGACCTACAAGGCAGGGACTTCCAAAATCAAGGATCCGGCTTTCGAATTGGAAAGTTCTGTCAAGTTTTCCCCCGGCCGTCTGACGATTGTTGACTCCTATCGCACTTTGTCTGATTCAGTCTCGACTCAAAACATGCCTGCCTATATCGAAAACTTGCGGAAGGCGCGCAACCTGCTGGGGTACTCTTTCAGCAGGGCTGCGAAAGATGGCGACTAAAGGAACTTCAAACCTTTCAGTCCTTAAACACCGGCGGGCGCTTCTGCATGTTCGCCGTCATCGCCTCGGTCAGGTCCTTACTCATCAGCATGGCGGAGTTCCAAGTGGCGATGTAGTTCAGGCTGTCGGCCACGCTGTGGTCGCGGGCGTAGGTGATCATTTCTTTGGTGCCGCGGATCGACAGTGGGGACTTGGCCGCAATCGTGGCGGCAATCTCATGCACTCCGGCGTAGAGCGCCTCGCGGCTTTCAAACACGCGGTTCACCAGGCCGATACTCTTGGCCTCCGTGGCGTCCATCTTGCGGCCGGTGTAGGCCAGCTCGCGGGTGATGCCATCGCCCACCAGCTTGGGCAGGCGCTGCAGGGTGCCCACGTCGGCAGTCATGCCAATGTCGATCTCCTTGATGGTGAAAAACGCATCGGCGCTGGCGTAGCGCATGTCGGCGCAGGTCACCAGGTCGATGCCGCCCCCGATGCAGCCGCCATGGATGGCAGCCAGCACCGGCTTGCGGCAGCGTTCCAGGCTGGTCAGCGTGTCCTGCATGTCCAGAATCATGCGGCGCAGGCTCTCGCGCATGCGACCGTCGCAGTCGTTGGCGATCTGCGGGCCTATGCCCATCATCATCTGCAGGTCGATACCCGCGCAAAACAACTTGCCCTCGCCTTGCAACACCGCCACCCGCGCCTCCGGCGTGCGGTCCACCCACTCAAAGGCCTGGCGGATTTCCTGCCACATGGTGGCGTTCATGGCGTTGGCTTTGTCGGGACGGTTCAGGCGGATGGTGGCGATGTGCGCGTCGAGCGTGACCTTCAGGGTTTCAAACTCCATGTGTGTCTCCTTTTATATGCCAAATAGGCTGCTGGCGCCCATGGAATGTGCGCGAGCAGCTATTATTTTTATAGTATTGATGAATCCAGCCTTCAGGTCTTGGCTGGCTTCATCATGGTCATATAGGGCGCCAGTCGCTTGCCCATCTCGTCACCTAGCGCCTGCAGGCCGCTCATGGGACGCACCATCACCTCAAAGTCGGTGATCTTGCCCTCGGCGTCGAACTGCACCATGTCAATGCCCTTGAGCTCTTTGCCGTTCACCTTGGCGCTGAACTCCAGCACCAAGCTCAGGCCGTCGGCGCTGGCCAGTTCGCGGTGATATTTGAAGTCTTCAAACACCTGCACCACGTTGGTCAAGATCACTTGCACCGCCTGCGCGCTGGGGTAGGGCGTGTGCGCCATGGGCGAGCGGAACACGGCCTTGCGGTGCAGGATGGTGGGCAGCTCGGCCAGGTTGTTTTCGGCAATCATTTGGTGCCACAGCTTGAGGCTGGCCGCCACCGGTGCGGGCAGGGTCTGCGCCAGAGTGGGGGCGGCACCTGCTTCTGCCGCTTGGGCGAGTGCGGCGCCAAATGCCAAGGCGAGCTCGGTGCCTTGCTTGATGGCGCGCTTGGCATCCAGCTCGGCAGCTACATCGGCGCCGCCTATCAGGTGCACGATGACGCCTGCGGCTTGCAGGTCAGCCTGCAGCGCGCGCTGCGGGTCTTGGCCGGCGCAGACCACTACGTTGTCTACCGGCAGCACCATGTCCTTGTCGCCCACGGTGATGTGCAGGCCGGCATCGTCCACCTTGCGGTAGGTCACGCCGTTGATCATTTCCACCTCGCGGTTCTTGAGCGAGGTGCGGTGAATCCAGCCCGTGGTCTTGCCCAAGCCGTCGCCCACTTTGCTGGTCTTGCGCTGCAGCAGGTAGACCTTGCGCGGCGTCTTCTCGATGTGCGCGGGCTTCAAGCCACCAGCGCTGGCATATGCAGTGTCCACACCCCATTCGGCGAAGAATTTGGCTTGGTCCAGGCTGGGGCTGGTGCCTTCGTGCAGCAGGAACTCGGCGGTATCGAAGCCGATGCCGCCTGCGCCAATCAGTGCCACAGTTTTGCCGACGGGCTTTTTGTCGCGCAGCACGTCCAGGTAGCCCAGCACTTTGGGGTGAGTAATGCCTTCAATCTCAGGCATGCGCGGTGTCACGCCGGTGGCCAGCACCACGTGCTTGAAGCCGGCGGCGCTAAGGTCTTGTGCGCTGACTTTTTGGTTCAGCCGCAGCTTCACGCCGGTCAGCTCAATCTGCTTGCCGAAGTAGCGCAGGGTTTCGTAGAACTCTTCTTTGCCGGGCACCTGCTTGGCCACGTTGAACTGGCCGCCGATCTCGCTGGCAGCGTCAAACAACGTCACCTCAAAGCCGCGCTTGGCCGCTTCGGTCGAAAAGGCCAAGCCGGCCGGACCTGCGCCCACCACGGCAATGCGTTCTTTGCTGGGGGCGGGGCTGTCCACCATCAGGGTTTCGTGGCAGGCGCGCGGGTTCACCAGGCAGCTGGTGATCTTGCCGCCAAAGGTGTGGTCCAGGCAGGCCTGGTTGCAGCCGATGCAGGTGTTGATCTGGTCGGCTTTGCCCTCGGCCGCCTTTTGCACAAACAACGGGTCGGCCAGAAAGGGGCGGGCCATGCTCACCATGTCTGCTTGGCCGCTGCTGAGAATTTGCTCGGCCACCTCCGGCGTGTTGATGCGGTTGGTGGCAATCAGCGGAATCTTCACCTTGCCCTTGAGCTGCTCCGTCACCCAGGCAAACGCTGCGCGCGGCACCTTGGTGGCGATGGTGGGAATGCGCGCTTCGTGCCAGCCGATGCCGGTGTTCAGGATGGTGACGCCAGCGGCTTCCAAAGCCTGGGCGAGTTGCACTACTTCATCAAGAGTAGAGCCGCCTTCCACCAGGTCCAGCATGGAGAGACGGAAGATGATGATGAAGTTGGCGCCCACCCGTGCACGCGTTTTGCGGACGATCTCCAGCGGGAAGCGGATGCGGTTTTCATAGCTGCCACCCCACTCGTCGTCGCGCTGGTTGGTTTGCTTGGCAATGAATTCGTTGATCAGGTAGCCCTCAGAACCCATGATCTCCACGCCGTCGTAGCCCGCGCTTTGGGCCAGGGCCGCCGCGTTGGCGTAATCCTCAATCGTCTGGCTCACTTCTTCTGTTGTCAGCGCGTGGGGGCGGAAAGGGCTGATAGGCGCCTTCAGTGCGCTCGGTGCCACCAGTTCGGGGTGGTAGGCGTAGCGGCCAAAGTGCAGGATCTGCATGCA
Encoded here:
- a CDS encoding crotonase/enoyl-CoA hydratase family protein — protein: MEFETLKVTLDAHIATIRLNRPDKANAMNATMWQEIRQAFEWVDRTPEARVAVLQGEGKLFCAGIDLQMMMGIGPQIANDCDGRMRESLRRMILDMQDTLTSLERCRKPVLAAIHGGCIGGGIDLVTCADMRYASADAFFTIKEIDIGMTADVGTLQRLPKLVGDGITRELAYTGRKMDATEAKSIGLVNRVFESREALYAGVHEIAATIAAKSPLSIRGTKEMITYARDHSVADSLNYIATWNSAMLMSKDLTEAMTANMQKRPPVFKD